One stretch of Corvus hawaiiensis isolate bCorHaw1 chromosome 1, bCorHaw1.pri.cur, whole genome shotgun sequence DNA includes these proteins:
- the XIRP1 gene encoding xin actin-binding repeat-containing protein 1 isoform X3, which translates to MESKPHGDPAFLSPLQSIQRKARWSPATSTWSESAAKEGKQSRDRQGNISLVPDTADDSATGRSYDRARSFLDPSGSTSHILQQGRGRSSAPSVKELSALYLSQTAAAADASPAQPSTVKDNSIHTPHRQKKSKMSEAQKSSKVAIKKMEDDLPPPPAIGSVQVVAPGGQDLNALPVPPPKQAFSKFYQQRQVNELKRLYRHMHPELRKNLEEAVTEDLAEMLNIEDPNAQASVNLDKVLPGEVQSMRWIFENWALDSIGDHQATKKLTEEEVIPSGDVKSTSLRFESQSINGYNLSTSAKVSETDLARGDVRTARWLFETQPLDTLNKLYSDETEVQEAVLKEPVQGGDVKGAKQLFEAQSLDAIGRCSSVEEKSILQLKSEIQELKGDVKKTVRLFQTEPLCAIRDKSGTIHEIKSVCREEIQSNAVRTARWLFETQPLDTINKDTSKVQIIRGISLEEIGRPDVSGARWIFETQPLDAIREITVEEQDFKASTDFVTGADVTKQRLLFETQTLDSLKGEASESVVTKEKVIGGDVKSTLWLFETQPMETLKDNFEVGRLKKVDLSADEKGDVKQRKHVFETCPLGSISKAFEEEIPATSMEEVVKGDVKSFKTLFETLPLDSIKQADAEPTTKEEEEKIPAGNVKANQILFETTPLYAIKDSFGNFHEVTSVSREQIISGDVKNYKWMFETRPLDQFDESIKKVDIIRGITKQEVVAGDVRTAKWLFETQPMDVIHLQAMEGEKRPSVKREISQKGDVKTCRWLFETQPMHTLYEKAEKKQEEDGSVPQADVKSYTWMFETQPLDSLKGQEEQYLQVSKAYSQEELQGVDVKTVRHLFETEPLGSSTVSEADRKKTMRYSSRVEFQSGEVSRVKEFFEAKPLDTATKPKSQKDAGTIEAGSVHKFTWLFENYPMDTLKDNSEGIQEIPPEKNVKGGDVGGKRFVFETYSLDQIHDKVDETELQKIQKDTMSKANVKSCTMLFESQPLYAIQDKEGGYHEVTSVQKEEIMKGDMKGARWLFETKPLDQIKKEEEVFVIRAVTQEDIKKGDVQTARWRFETEPLDSFSGGKLSVPRTVDDVQKGDVQSNKQFFESQQVGQKKYVRMVSVSDVQRGDVRTSTWLFENHPVDSLYGDAERSSSMSTVQREDSQKGDVKRCTWLFETQPMDTLKDTEVTASAGAQEEIPRADVKSTTWLFESTPLDKFSTSEGSIEIELKERTMKETLETLCTCQAIQHDGILIEANDMESVKMVKYQLSSPGAPEILKEEIVGGHLQRIMLQLLHRTNVEAQSVLVEEDREGKIKVSPLQLLDQSEAAKGKEDLSGDVAKALQGLLSQDASIKKGMVLQETKSGSVKMTLYSLLFHSVQQKVVKGDVKSTIGNLLASSQEQKAAATIKREDNEKGNVQLFASCIEKGDLSYLKNLQQESEIQSLISSQAEEGADESGPRVVQGANVHVLPNKEKIEKVIAGSEPGAMEGAKKGFVCASTGREGVLQREAVHAAGVTGTTVQCLGKPLPTVMGKEEILSGGLKVTTKSIQRVADASKKAEKEEATTAHLKEPKTMMQGTSPTPMTAQRAEVDGKQQSVVTGEASQTQREEKALGSDLQAAMQSLRLATAEAKNIQHHVQSKFQRNREEVHTACRQQTVSSQGTMTLQSTVHQQDSSSTKQESSSTATRTTTTRVQEASNTHTSVSQKSIASHKKLL; encoded by the exons ATGATCGGGCACGGTCATTTTTAGACCCATCAGGCAGCACCAGCCACATACTTCAGCAAGGACGAGGGAGGTCCTCTGCACCCTCCGTGAAGGAGCTGTCGGCTCTGTATCTGTCCcagacagctgctgctgctgacgcCAGCCCCGCACAGCCG AGTACTGTGAAGGACAACTCCATTCACACTCcccacagacagaaaaaaagcaag ATGTCAGAAGCTCAGAAATCATCTAAAGTTGCCattaagaaaatggaagatgacTTGCCTCCCCCTCCAGCCATTGGCTCAGTCCAGGTCGTCGCTCCAGGGGGTCAGGATCTCAATGCACTCCCTGTGCCTCCTCCAAAGCAAGCCTTCTCCAAGTTCTACCAGCAGCGCCAGGTGAATGAGCTGAAGAGGCTCTACAGGCACATGCACCCCGAGCTCAGGAAGAACCTGGAAGAAGCTGTGACTGAGGATCTGGCAGAAATGCTTAACATCGAGGATCCCAATGCACAGGCCTCTGTGAACCTGGATAAAGTTCTCCCGGGAGAGGTTCAGTCCATGCGCTGGATTTTTGAGAACTGGGCACTTGACTCCATTGGGGACCACCAAGCCACAAAGAAGCTGACAGAAGAAGAGGTCATTCCCAGTGGGGATGTGAAAAGCACTTCCCTGAGGTTTGAAAGCCAATCCATAAATGGATACAACCTGTCAACATCAGCCAAGGTGTCAGAAACAGACCTTGCCAGAGGGGATGTTCGCACTGCCCGGTGGCTTTTTGAAACCCAGCCACTGGACACATTAAACAAACTGTATTCGGATGAAACCGAGGTGCAGGAGGCAGTTCTCAAGGAGCCTGTCCAGGGAGGTGACGTGAAAGGGGCCAAACAGCTCTTTGAAGCACAGTCTTTGGATGCCATAGGACGCTGCTCCTCAGTGGAGGAGAAGAGCATCCTACAACTCAAGTCAGAAATCCAGGAGCTTAAAGGCGATGTTAAGAAGACTGTCAGGCTTTTCCAAACAGAGCCCCTCTGTGCCATCAGAGATAAAAGTGGGACTATCCATGAAATCAAGTCTGTCTGTCGAGAAGAAATTCAGAGCAATGCAGTCAGGACAGCTCGCTGGCTGTTTGAGACTCAGCCCCTGGATACTATCAACAAGGACACTTCCAAAGTGCAGATAATCCGTGGGATTTCTCTGGAAGAAATTGGAAGGCCCGATGTCAGCGGCGCAAGGTGGATATTTGAAACTCAGCCTTTGGATGCCATCAGAGAAATCACAGTTGAAGAACAGGACTTCAAGGCTTCGACAGATTTTGTCACAGGGGCAGATGTCACTAAGCAGCGATTGCTCTTTGAGACCCAGACTCTAGACTCCCTGAAAGGAGAAGCTTCGGAAAGTGTTGTAACCAAAGAAAAAGTCATCGGAGGCGATGTGAAATCTACACTCTGGCTCTTTGAAACGCAGCCGATGGAAACACTGAAAGACAATTTTGAGGTGGGACGTTTGAAGAAAGTAGATCTTTCAGCAGATGAGAAGGGAGATGTGAAGCAAAGAAAACACGTCTTTGAGACCTGTCCCCTTGGCAGTATCTCCAAGGCATTTGAGGAAGAAATTCCAGCCACCAGCATGGAAGAGGTAGTGAAAGGGGATGTGAAATCTTTCAAGACCCTGTTTGAGACTCTCCCCTTAGACAGCATTAAGCAGGCTGATGCTGAGCCCACCaccaaagaagaggaggagaagattcCAGCTGGCAATGTCAAAGCCAACCAAATCCTGTTTGAGACAACACCCCTGTATGCCATCAAGGATAGCTTTGGCAATTTCCACGAAGTCACCTCTGTAAGCAGAGAACAGATCATCAGTGGTGACGTCAAGAACTACAAGTGGATGTTTGAAACAAGGCCCCTGGACCAGTTTGATGAAAGCATCAAGAAAGTGGATATAATACGGGGCATCACAAAACAAGAGGTGGTGGCTGGTGATGTCAGGACAGCCAAGTGGCTCTTTGAAACACAACCCATGGATGTCATTCATCTCCAAGCCATGGAAGGGGAGAAGCGTCCCTCAGTGAAGCGAGAGATCTCCCAGAAGGGGGATGTGAAGACCTGCCGGTGGTTGTTTGAGACCCAGCCCATGCACACCCTGTACGAGAAGGCTgagaagaagcaggaggaggatggcAGTGTGCCCCAAGCTGATGTGAAGTCCTACACATGGATGTTTGAGACTCAGCCCCTGGACTCCCTGAAAGGCCAGGAGGAGCAGTATTTGCAAGTCAGTAAGGCCTACAGTCAGGAAGAATTACAGGGAGTGGATGTCAAAACCGTCCGGCACCTGTTTGAGACCGAACCCTtgggcagcagcactgtcagTGAAGCTGACCGGAAAAAAACCATGCGTTACTCCAGTCGTGTGGAGTTCCAGTCTGGGGAAGTGTCCAGAGTGAAAGAGTTCTTTGAAGCCAAGCCCTTGGACACAGCCACCAAGCCAAAGTCCCAGAAGGATGCCGGAACAATTGAAGCCGGGTCCGTGCACAAGTTCACGTGGCTCTTTGAGAACTACCCCATGGACACCCTGAAGGACAACTCTGAAGGTATCCAGGAAATCCCTCCAGAAAAGAATGTCAAGGGGGGAGATGTTGGAGGAAAAAGGTTCGTATTTGAGACCTATTCCCTTGACCAAATCCATGACAAAGTGGACGAGACAGAGCTCCAGAAGATCCAGAAAGACACCATGAGCAAAGCTAATGTCAAGTCCTGCACAATGCTATTCGAAAGCCAACCTTTATACGCTATCCAGGACAAAGAGGGGGGATACCATGAGGTCACCTcagtgcagaaagaagaaatcatGAAAGGTGATATGAAAGGAGCCCGGTGGTTGTTTGAAACTAAGCCCCTGGATCAGAtcaagaaggaagaagaggtgtTTGTGATTAGGGCTGTCACCCAAGAGGACATCAAGAAAGGAGATGTCCAGACTGCCCGGTGGAGGTTTGAGACAGAGCCTCTTGACTCCTTCTCAGGGGGAAAGTTGTCTGTGCCCAGAACAGTGGATGATGTGCAGAAGGGAGATGTTCAGTCCAACAAGCAGTTCTTTGAGTCCCAGCAAGTGGGCCAGAAGAAGTATGTGAGGATGGTCAGTGTCAGTGACGTGCAGCGAGGTGACGTGAGGACATCCACTTGGCTCTTTGAGAACCATCCTGTGGACTCCCTGTATGGGGATGCGGAGAGAAGCTCATCCATGAGCACAGTGCAGAGAGAGGACAGCCAAAAAGGGGATGTAAAACGCTGCACCTGGTTGTTTGAAACCCAGCCCATGGACACCCTTAAGGACACAGAGGTGACAGCCAGTGCTGGGGCCCAAGAAGAGATCCCTCGTGCAGATGTGAAAAGCACAACGTGGCTCTTTGAGAGCACACCCCTGGATAAATTTAGTACTTCTGAAGGTAGCATAGAAATAGAACTGAAAGAAAGAACCATGAAGGAGACTTTAGAGACTCTCTGCACTTGCCAAGCTATCCAGCATGATGGAATCCTCATCGAAGCTAATGATATGGAGAGTGTGAAGATGGTGAAGTACCAGCTCAGCagcccaggagctccagagatCCTGAAAGAGGAGATTGTGGGAGGCCACTTGCAAAGGATtatgctgcagctcctgcacagaACCAACGTGGAAGCACAGAGTGTGCTGGTAGAGGAGGACAGAGAGGGCAAGATCAAAGTAAGCCCATTGCAGCTGCTGGACCAGAGTGAAGCTGCTAAAGGCAAAGAGGACTTGAGTGGAGATGTAGCCAAGGCCTTACAGGGTCTCCTCAGTCAAGATGCTTCCATCAAAAAGGGGATGGTCCTACAAGAGACAAAGTCAGGATCAGTGAAGATGACTCTCTACTCCCTCCTGTTCCATTCTGTCCAGCAGAAAGTTGTCAAGGGGGATGTGAAGTCAACGATTGGGAACCTGTTGGCTTCTTCTcaggagcagaaagcagcagctacCATCAAGCGTGAGGACAATGAGAAGGGAAATGTACAACTTTTTGCAAGCTGCATTGAGAAGGGAGACCTCAGCTATCTGAAGAATCtccagcaggagtcagagataCAATCCCTCATCTCTTCCCAAGCAGAGGAGGGGGCAGATGAGAGCGGCCCACGGGTTGTGCAGGGGGCTAACGTACACGTCTTgccaaataaagaaaaaatagagaaagtaATTGCAGGAAGTGAGCCAGGGGCTATGGAGGGAGCAAAAAAGGGATTTGTATGTGCAAGCACAGGCAGAGAGGGTGTGTTACAGAGAGAGGCTGTGCATGCAGCAGGTGTGACTGGCACCACTGTGCAATGTCTTGGGAAGCCCCTGCCCACAGtgatgggaaaggaagaaattctgtctGGAGGGCTTAAGGTGACTACAAAGTCAATCCAAAGGGTTGCAGATGCCAGCaagaaggcagagaaagaagaagcCACCACTGCCCATTTGAAAGAACCAAAAACTATGATGCAAGGCACATCTCCGACCCCAATGACAGCTCAGAGGGCAGAAGTGGATGGGAAACAGCAGAGTGTGGTGACTGGGGAAGCCAGCCAGactcagagagaagaaaaggccCTGGGGAGTGATCTTCAGGCTGCAATGCAAAGCCTGAGGCTGGCGACAGCAGAAGCAAAAAACATTCAGCACCACGTTCAGAGCAAGTTCCAGAGGAACAGGGAGGAGGTCCACacagcctgcaggcagcagacagTCAGCTCACAGGGGACCATGACCCTTCAATCAACCGTACACCAACAGGACTCTTCATCCAccaagcaggagagcagcagcactgccaccagGACCACCACCACCAGAGTCCAGGAGGCATCCAATACCCACACAAGCGTGTCTCAGAAGAGCATAGCATCACACAAAAAG tTGCTGTGA